The DNA sequence CGAGGCCAAAGATTTCGCTGTTATAATCTCTACAAAAATAGGACAGAAAAGGAAGGAACTTGCCTTTTCATTGCGTAGCTTGTTGAAATCTAGAGGGAAAAATGCCGTCCTGATAGCCATGGATAACGTCACACCTGAGCAATTGCTGTCATTCAGAGTTGATATTTTCGTGTCAACTGCGTGCCCCCGCATCGCTATCGATGAGGCTGCTAGATTCCACCGACCCATCATCACGCCATTAGAGCTTGAGATTGCTTTAGGTATAAGGTCATGGGACGATTATGCGTTCGACAGCATCTCAGGGTGATGCACGAAAAATAGATGAAGAAAGTCCTGAATGACTTAGGCATGCTGACGCCAGAGCTCCTTTTCTCCAAAGCTAAGAACCCAGGATTGCGGATAGGTGTAGGTGCTATGCCTGAAGATTCGAAGGTCTGCCAAAGCATCGAACAAGCCAATGCGGAGGGATATGGCAAGAGCATTATTTACCATGACCCCTCGAATCTAATAAAAGATCTTTATTTGGGAAAACTCGACGCTGCGGTGAGAGGGAGTCTTGATTCAAATTCAGCTATGGGCGCGCTGAAAAAAACATTCGACTTGAATGAAGTTCAACGCATGGCATTTCTGCAACCGCGCTCAGGGAGGATGTTCCTCCTTGCGCCAGTAGGTGTTGATGAGGGTTGGTCAAGAACTCAGAAAATCGAATTGGCCGAAAGGGGTTGCGTCATATTGAGGCGTTTGGGTGTGGAACCGAAAGTGGGGATACTGTCCGGCGGAAGAAAGTCAGACCGAGGCAGGCATGAAGTGGTAGATCGAACTTTGGAGGATGCCGTTGAGATCGTCTCTAAACTTAAAGAAAAAGGAATTCAAGCTGAGGATTACGAGATATTGATAGAAAATGCGGCTAAGGATTGCGATGTCCTCATTGCACCAGATGGGATATCTGGCAATCTTATATTCCGCACGTTGCATTTTTTAGGCGAGGGAAAAGCTTTGGGAGCTGTGGTGCTTAACATCGACAAGATATTCGTTGACACATCACGTGCAAAATCAAGTTATATCGACTCCATTGCCTTAGCCTCAGCACTGGCGGTAATGGTTTGACGAAAAGGCTCTAATATGATGGCTCGCCTGCCTCGTATCATGAGGCTAGAGATAAATGGGCGGGACGCGGGCATAAAGTTCTCCGCCTGTCATTTCATTCCCGGACATGATAAGTGCGGTCGTCTGCATGGCCATGCGTATGTGATCAGCTTAGTCGTCCACGGCGAACGAAGCCAACGAGGAATGATTATGGATTTTCTCACCCTCAAGAAATCGCTTAGGGAAATAGCAGAGAAGCTTGATCATCATGTCCTTATCCCTGGTAACAGTCCTCATCTGAAAATAGAGTTTGGGGAGGGAGTGACGGTACAGGCCGAGGGTAAAAGATACGTTTTTCCTATTGATGACGTTGTCATTCTAGACTCAGAGGAAAGCAGCGCGGAGGAACTCGCGCGCATTATCCTTTCTATGCTCTTGGAGAAGATCGATTTTCCAAACAATGTGAGGAGCCTAGAGCTGGGAGTGGAGGAGGAGCTGGGCCAGAGCGCCTGGGAGATCATGCAACTGAGGTGCTGATAAATGAGTGAGGCAGTAGTCCTTCTCTCAGGAGGGCTAGATTCTACAGTATCCCTCGCCCATGCACTATCCTTGGGCTATAACGTAACAGCTTTGAGCTTTAATTATGGCCAAAGGCACATTAAGGAGTTGTATGCGGCCCGAGCGGTAAGCGAGTTCTACGCCCTTAAGAATCATGTAATTGTGGATATGGACCTGAGATCTTTCAACACCAGCGCCCTTACCTCCAATCTAATCCAGGTTCCAGTGAATCGCCCCTTGGAAGATATTGGAAGCGATATTCCAATTACTTATGTGCCAGCAAGAAATATTATATTCCTGAGCATAGCAGCTGGCCTTTGCGAAACGATCGGGGCGAGTGATATTTTCATAGGCGCCAACGCCCTAGACTATTCAGGGTATCCGGACTGCCGTCCTGAATTCTTTCAAGCTTTCGAAAGAGTGCTTCAAGTAGGCACAAAGTCGGGGGTGGAGGGAAAGATGATTAAAATCCAAGCGCCGCTTTTAATGATGAGCAAAGCAGACATCGTGCGGCTGGGAAAGCGTCTAGGAGCGCCCCTACAGTTGACATGGTCTTGTTATCAAGGGGGAAGTAGGGCGTGCGGACGTTGCGACTCCTGCCTCTTGCGTCTAAAAGGTTTTAAAGAGGCTGGATATGAGGATGAGATAGCTTACGAGGTGGACGTATGAAGGTGATAGAGATCTTCAGGTCACTGCAAGGGGAAGGAGTCCTAATCGGTACGCCCACAGTCTTCGTACGTCTGCAGGGATGCAATCTACGTTGTGAATGGTGCGATACCCCATATGCCAGAGAGGGTGGCAAGGAGATGTCTGTGGAGCAGGTATTAGATAAGATCGAGTCCTATAAGACACGGTTCGTATGCTTGACTGGAGGAGAGCCTCTCCTTCAAAAGGAAAGCGTAACCCTCATGAACCGCCTTCTCGACCGACTTTACCATGTCACTCTAGAAACCAACGGCTCAATCAGTCTGGAGGAAGTCCCCTGCGCGGAAAACATGCTCATCTCCATGGACATTAAATGCCCTTCTTCAGGCATGCAGGATAGGATGATGTTCAGTAATATCGAGCTTCTGTCCCCCGCTGACCAGTTGAAATTCATAGTAGCGGACATGGAGGATCTTGAGTACGCCGAGAAGATACTAAGAGCGTATGATGTCAAATGCAATGTGATATTCATACCAGTAGGTGGTCTTGACCTGGAACCAGTAGCGGAATTCGTGCTGAGCAAGAAATTGAATGCCCGCGTGCTGCCACAGTTGCATAAGATGATATGGGGAGACGCCAAGGGCGTTTGATGGGAATCGATGCAATATCAAACCTAAGCAATGTCCATCTGGCCTATAGCTGACGATCTTTGTTTTTTGAGAGGTTTGATGGATGTATGAGGCCCTGGGGGAGAATGCAGTTTTAGAGTAGAGCTTGGTCCTGTTCCAATGGTTATAATGTCGCAGTAGAGATTTGTTAGAGAGTGGTAGATGATTATTGTTTGGCTTTGGGCCATGCCATGAACTAGCAATGGTTAAATATAATCAACCCACTACTCGGCCTGCCGGAAGAGGATAGACATGGGCCACAGCAGCAACATCTGGGATTTGCTTTTGCGCTTGCTCTCAGCCCCATTGCTATAGTCTCACCGGTCGACAAGGGCCCATGGTCCGCGTCGGACTGAGGTGATTGAATGTTAGATAATGATATGGAAAGGACCTTTAGGACAAGCATATTCACCAGCCATTTTAATGAAGAGGTGGACAGGTCCTTAGTCCCCAAGCGAGTGGAGATATTCGACACCACTCTGCGGGACGGAGAGCAGACGCCAGGGATAGCACTTTCCGTGGAGGATAAGGTGAAAATTGCTGAGGCCCTAAGCGAGCTTGGTGTCGATGTGATTGAGGCTGGTTTTGCTATCACTTCCTCGGGGGAGAAGGAAGCAGTGCGCAGAATCGCCTCGCTCGGCTTAAAGCCTAGGATATGCTCCCTCTCTCGCTGCCGCAAAGAGGATGTGGACGCTGTCATAGATTGTGGTGTAGATTATATCCATATGTTCCTGGCCACCTCAGACATACATATGAAGCACAAATTGCGCATGTCCCCGTCAGAGGTAAAGGCAAGAGCGGTGGAGATGGTTGAATATGCTAAGGATCATGGGCTGACGGTGGAGTTCAGCTGTGAAGATGCTACCCGTACCAGGATAGACTTCCTCAAAGAGATGCATGTAGCAGTACAAGAGGCAGGTGCGGACAAGATCAATATGCCTGACACTGTAGGGACCATGACTCCACCAGCTATGGAGCATTTGGTAAGAGAAGTGATGACGGTCACGAAGGTGCCGCTCTCCATGCACAATCACAATGATTTTGGATTGGCCGTGGCTAACTCATTAGCAGGGGTTAGGTTCGGCGCCCGTCAAGTGCATGTATGTGTGAACGGCCTAGGAGAGAGAGCGGGGAACGCGGCACTGGAAGAAGTGGTGTTAGGGCTGATTGCTTTCTATGGTGTCAAAACTAATATCGAGACCTCCAGGATAGGTTATACCTGCAAGTTAGTGTCCAGGCTCACGAATTTTCCCATCCCCGCCAATAAGCCGGTGGTGGGGAGCAATGCCTTCGCTCACGAATCAGGCATTCATGTACATGGAGTGCTTCGCGACCCAAGCACCTATGAAGCCTTCTCCCCTGAGCTGGTAGGTATGCAAAGGCACATCGTGATGGGCAAGCATACTGGTGCCCATTCGGTTAGGGAGAAGCTTAAGGAATACGATGTAGAGGTTACAGAGGAGCAATTGGCAGCCGTGGTGGAACAGGTCAAAAGATTGGCCGAAGGAGGAAAGCAGGTGGATGATGCTGAGATATTGGCCCTTGCTTCGCATTATTCAGGCATGAAGGAAGACGAAGCCCGCAGAATAAAGCTTAAGGAGTTCGCGGTGTTCACTGGCGTCAATGTCACTCCCACTGCCGTGGTCGCTCTGGAAATGGAGGGCGAGCTGAGGCGCGGGTCGCAGATAGGTGTAGGACCGGTGGACGCGGCACTGAATGCCATACGTTCCGTGCTCAGTGACAAGGTATCGCTAGAGGAATACAGGCTCAATGCCATCACGGGGGGGAGCGACGCACTTTGCGAAGTCACGGTGAGGATGCGCTTGGACAGTGAGGGAAAGGTAATGTCAGTGGGCAAGAGCGTGGGACCGGACATCGTCAATACCAGCGTGGATGCTGCCATAGAGGCTATTGACAGACTTTATCTGCGCAAGCGCACCCTCGGGCGTGAGAACGTGGGCAAGTGAGGTTGAGCAGCATGCCCCAGGGAAAAGGAAAGACGATAGCGGAGAAGATACTGTCCAACAAATCCGGCAACGATGCCTATGCCCATGACATCGTGGATGCCCAAGTAGATTTCGTCATGGTCAATGACGTAACTGGCCCCATAGCTTTCAAGGAATTCGAAGCCCTGGGATGTGAGCCGTTTCGCGAAAAGATAGTGCTGGTACCTGATCACTACGTCCCTAACAAGGACATCCCTTCGGCGGAGCAAGCAGCGGAGATGAGGCGATTCGCCAAGAAATGGCGCATAGACAACTATTTCGAGGTTGGTAGAGGCGGGGTATGCCATCAAGTGATGATAGATGAGGGCTTCGTTGCTCCCGGCCGTCTCATAGTGGGAGCCGATTCCCATACCTGCACCTATGGCGCCCTCAATGCCTTCGCTACTGGTATTGGATCGAGCGAGGCGGCAGCCGTCTTCGCTGAGGGTAAACTATGGTTCAGGGTCCCGGAGAGCATCAAGGTAGTGTTGAGCGGAAAACTAAAGCGCTACGTTATGGGTAAGGACCTGGCGATTAAGCTGATCACTGACATCGGGGTCGATGGGGCGAATTATAAGGCCCTAGAATTCAGCGGGCCCGGCTTGCTACATTTCCCGGTTGCGGATCGGCTCACTGTTAGCAACATGGCCATTGAGGCTGGAGGGAAGGCGGGGCTCTTCCCTGCAGACCAAGCCTGCTTGGATTTCGTGAGCAAACTTGCTAAAGGGCCATACCAACCTGTGGATCCAGATGCGGAGGCCCATTATATCAGAGAGCTTGAATATCATCTGGATGAATTAGAGCCCATGGTAGCACTACCCCACCTTCCTGAGAACGGAAGGCCAGTATCTGAAGTCGACATAGAGATCGATCAGGCCTTCTTAGGCTCGTGTACGAATGGCCGCATCGAGGATTTGAGAGTAGCAGCGGAGATAATGCGAGGCAAACGAGTTGCTCCAGGCGTTCGCATGATAGTGGTTCCTGCCAGCACCAGAGTGTTCCAACAAGCCGTCAAGGAAGGTCTGATCGAGGAATTCGTAAAGGCGGGGGCGTTCGTATCAGGACCTACATGCGCCGCCTGCTTAGGTGGACACATGGGAGTCCTGGCCAAGGGGGAGATATGCGTATCCACGACCAATCGCAATTTCATAGGGCGCATGGGGCACAAGGACTCATATGTCTACTTGGCATCGCCGGCGGTGGTGGCTGCGAGCGCAATAGCTGGAAGGATAACGGCGCCAGAGGTCTGAGAGGAGTGAGGAGATGAAGGACATCATTAGAGGAAAGGTCTGGCGCTTCGGTGATCATGTGGACACAGACCAGATAATTCCTGCGGAGAGGCTGACATCGGACAACAACGAGAGGCTGGGGAGCTTCGCCTTTGAGAAGGTGAGGCCTGGAATGATCTCCGAGGTGCGTAAGGGGGACATACTCGTGGCGGGGCGCAATTTCGGCTGCGGCTCAAGCCGAGAGCATGCTCCACGAGCTTTGATACAGGCTGGCTTCTCCTGCGTGGTGGCAGAGAGCTTTGCTAGGATATTCTATCGGAATTGCATCAATGTCGGGCTTCTCCCCATAGAATGCAAGATTGAGGCCGACGAAGGGGACGAGCTCCAAGTTGACCTTGAGAGGGGTAGGATATTGAATTTGAGCAAGGGGAAGGAATGGCAGTTCGCCCCCTTCCCTGCGTTCATAAAAGAGCTGATAGAGAAGGGCGGACTGCTAGCGAAAATAAAGGAGGCCAAGAAATGTACAAGGTAGCGGTGCTCCCTGGTGATGGGATTGGTCCAGAGGTTGTGAGAGAGGGTTTAAAGGTCCTAGATGCTCTCCAAGCGCATCATAACGTCAGATTCGATTTCACGGAGTTCGACATCAACGCGGAGAGGTATCTGCGCACGGGCAAGCTGCTCACCGATGAGGATTTGGAGGAGCTAAGGAAATACAATGCCATATTCCTCGGGGCAATAGGCGATGATCGCGTCCCTCCAGGCATATTGGAGAAAGGGATCTTGCTTAAGGCCAGATTCGCTTTCGACCAATACATCAACCATCGGCCTGCCCAGATGTGGAGGCCTTTCGGCCGTCTCAAAAGGGATGTGGATTTCAAGATCGATGTATACCGAGAGAACACGGAAGACTTCTACATAGGAGCGGGAGGGAGGCTAAAGGATGGGGCTTGCGAGCTTACCCTAGACATAGAGCGGGCTTTGTACGACCTGAGTATCGACATCGAAGCCAATGCATCCAACACGGATGAGTACGCCTTTGAGATAGGCATAATGTCCAGAAAGAACATCGAGCGCTTCGCCGATTTTGTCATCGAACAGGCTAAGATGATAGGGGAGAAGAGAATCACGGTGGTGGACAAGGCCAATGTGCTGAGCAACATCTATCATTTGTGGAGAGAGGTGTGGAACGAGAAGGGTAAAAGGGCGGGGATGGAGATTCAGTACATGCTGGTTGACGCCATGTCCATGGCTTTGGTAAAGAACCCTGACAAGTTCAGGGTAGTGGCCACCCCTAATATGTTCGGCGATATATTGACCGATCTCTTGGCCGAGGTGACCGGAGGTCTCGGCCTGGCTCCAGGAGGGAATATCAATCCCCAAGGGCTGAGCATGTTCGAACCTGTTCATGGAAGCGCGCCAAAGTACAAAGGCCTCAACATCATCAACCCCACGGCTACGATATTGGCCGCCAAGATGATGGTGGATAACATGGGCCGTAGGGATTTGGGAGATCTCATCGAGAAAGCCATTAGGAGCACATTCGACAAGGGCATATGCACCCAGGATTTGGGAGGAAAGGCTAAGACCAGTGAGTTTGGGGATGCGGTGGTGGCAGAGCTTCTTAAGATGTAGGGAAAAAATTTTAGAATGCCACCTATGAGTTGCTTGATGACCGCGCTTGAGAGCCGCATCAAGACCAAGCGACGTACCGTCCCTCCACGCGCCTTAGGCGCACGGGGACCCCATATAAAGAGCTGAGGTTGCGCTCGTCCATCTGATCGATGCCGATATCCATGAAGATGCGCCCTTGCTTGAGCATGATCACCCTCTCTATCTCTGGGATTATCTCGCAAGGGTCATGCGTGACCAAGATGACGCCCTTACCTGCCCTGGCTGTGGACCGCATCGACCTGCTCACCATAGCCTTTCCTATCAGATCCAATGAGCTCATGGGTTCATCTAGGATCAAGGCCTCAGGTCGGTTGACAAGGGCGCGTGCGATGAGCACTCTGCGCGCCTCGCCCGAGGACATGTTGCTCAATCTTCGATTGGCCAGGTGCAGGGCTCCTATCTCTCTCATCGCATCCCTGACCTTGCCCAGCAGCTCATCGTCGATCTTGCAGGAATGGTTTATTCCGATATAGCCGAAAGCCCCTGAGGCCACGGCTTCCAAGCCTATGATATCCCTATTGAACTCCATTTGCAAATCCGGTGAGACAAGACCGAAGGCGCGGCGCACATCGAAAAGATTCCAACACTCTTTCCCCAGGATTCTGACCGCAGCGCCATTGACACTGGTGTCGTGCCTCAGCTCCCCCATCATTACCTTTATGAGGGAGGATTTGCCCGAACCGTTGGGACCGATTATGGCTATATTCTCGCCTTTATCGATTCTCAGGTTCACATCATGCAGGACACGAGCACCCCCCCTCCAGAGATGCACCTTCACCATTTCAATGAGGGGTTCGTTCTGGGGGAAGTAGGATGCGCATCCACCCAACCTTTCACCCTCTCGAATAGGTGGAGATCACATGTCCACGCGCAAGCTCATCTCACGTGGCATGTACATTGGTCGGAAGGGTTTTCCCGACGT is a window from the Methanomassiliicoccales archaeon genome containing:
- the mtxX gene encoding methanogenesis marker protein Mmp4/MtxX produces the protein MKKVLNDLGMLTPELLFSKAKNPGLRIGVGAMPEDSKVCQSIEQANAEGYGKSIIYHDPSNLIKDLYLGKLDAAVRGSLDSNSAMGALKKTFDLNEVQRMAFLQPRSGRMFLLAPVGVDEGWSRTQKIELAERGCVILRRLGVEPKVGILSGGRKSDRGRHEVVDRTLEDAVEIVSKLKEKGIQAEDYEILIENAAKDCDVLIAPDGISGNLIFRTLHFLGEGKALGAVVLNIDKIFVDTSRAKSSYIDSIALASALAVMV
- a CDS encoding radical SAM protein, translated to MKVIEIFRSLQGEGVLIGTPTVFVRLQGCNLRCEWCDTPYAREGGKEMSVEQVLDKIESYKTRFVCLTGGEPLLQKESVTLMNRLLDRLYHVTLETNGSISLEEVPCAENMLISMDIKCPSSGMQDRMMFSNIELLSPADQLKFIVADMEDLEYAEKILRAYDVKCNVIFIPVGGLDLEPVAEFVLSKKLNARVLPQLHKMIWGDAKGV
- a CDS encoding 2-isopropylmalate synthase yields the protein MLDNDMERTFRTSIFTSHFNEEVDRSLVPKRVEIFDTTLRDGEQTPGIALSVEDKVKIAEALSELGVDVIEAGFAITSSGEKEAVRRIASLGLKPRICSLSRCRKEDVDAVIDCGVDYIHMFLATSDIHMKHKLRMSPSEVKARAVEMVEYAKDHGLTVEFSCEDATRTRIDFLKEMHVAVQEAGADKINMPDTVGTMTPPAMEHLVREVMTVTKVPLSMHNHNDFGLAVANSLAGVRFGARQVHVCVNGLGERAGNAALEEVVLGLIAFYGVKTNIETSRIGYTCKLVSRLTNFPIPANKPVVGSNAFAHESGIHVHGVLRDPSTYEAFSPELVGMQRHIVMGKHTGAHSVREKLKEYDVEVTEEQLAAVVEQVKRLAEGGKQVDDAEILALASHYSGMKEDEARRIKLKEFAVFTGVNVTPTAVVALEMEGELRRGSQIGVGPVDAALNAIRSVLSDKVSLEEYRLNAITGGSDALCEVTVRMRLDSEGKVMSVGKSVGPDIVNTSVDAAIEAIDRLYLRKRTLGRENVGK
- a CDS encoding isocitrate/isopropylmalate dehydrogenase family protein, encoding MYKVAVLPGDGIGPEVVREGLKVLDALQAHHNVRFDFTEFDINAERYLRTGKLLTDEDLEELRKYNAIFLGAIGDDRVPPGILEKGILLKARFAFDQYINHRPAQMWRPFGRLKRDVDFKIDVYRENTEDFYIGAGGRLKDGACELTLDIERALYDLSIDIEANASNTDEYAFEIGIMSRKNIERFADFVIEQAKMIGEKRITVVDKANVLSNIYHLWREVWNEKGKRAGMEIQYMLVDAMSMALVKNPDKFRVVATPNMFGDILTDLLAEVTGGLGLAPGGNINPQGLSMFEPVHGSAPKYKGLNIINPTATILAAKMMVDNMGRRDLGDLIEKAIRSTFDKGICTQDLGGKAKTSEFGDAVVAELLKM
- the queC gene encoding 7-cyano-7-deazaguanine synthase QueC → MSEAVVLLSGGLDSTVSLAHALSLGYNVTALSFNYGQRHIKELYAARAVSEFYALKNHVIVDMDLRSFNTSALTSNLIQVPVNRPLEDIGSDIPITYVPARNIIFLSIAAGLCETIGASDIFIGANALDYSGYPDCRPEFFQAFERVLQVGTKSGVEGKMIKIQAPLLMMSKADIVRLGKRLGAPLQLTWSCYQGGSRACGRCDSCLLRLKGFKEAGYEDEIAYEVDV
- a CDS encoding 6-pyruvoyl tetrahydropterin synthase family protein codes for the protein MRLEINGRDAGIKFSACHFIPGHDKCGRLHGHAYVISLVVHGERSQRGMIMDFLTLKKSLREIAEKLDHHVLIPGNSPHLKIEFGEGVTVQAEGKRYVFPIDDVVILDSEESSAEELARIILSMLLEKIDFPNNVRSLELGVEEELGQSAWEIMQLRC
- a CDS encoding 3-isopropylmalate dehydratase small subunit, whose protein sequence is MKDIIRGKVWRFGDHVDTDQIIPAERLTSDNNERLGSFAFEKVRPGMISEVRKGDILVAGRNFGCGSSREHAPRALIQAGFSCVVAESFARIFYRNCINVGLLPIECKIEADEGDELQVDLERGRILNLSKGKEWQFAPFPAFIKELIEKGGLLAKIKEAKKCTR
- a CDS encoding 3-isopropylmalate dehydratase large subunit, which translates into the protein MRLSSMPQGKGKTIAEKILSNKSGNDAYAHDIVDAQVDFVMVNDVTGPIAFKEFEALGCEPFREKIVLVPDHYVPNKDIPSAEQAAEMRRFAKKWRIDNYFEVGRGGVCHQVMIDEGFVAPGRLIVGADSHTCTYGALNAFATGIGSSEAAAVFAEGKLWFRVPESIKVVLSGKLKRYVMGKDLAIKLITDIGVDGANYKALEFSGPGLLHFPVADRLTVSNMAIEAGGKAGLFPADQACLDFVSKLAKGPYQPVDPDAEAHYIRELEYHLDELEPMVALPHLPENGRPVSEVDIEIDQAFLGSCTNGRIEDLRVAAEIMRGKRVAPGVRMIVVPASTRVFQQAVKEGLIEEFVKAGAFVSGPTCAACLGGHMGVLAKGEICVSTTNRNFIGRMGHKDSYVYLASPAVVAASAIAGRITAPEV
- a CDS encoding ATP-binding cassette domain-containing protein, which translates into the protein MGGCASYFPQNEPLIEMVKVHLWRGGARVLHDVNLRIDKGENIAIIGPNGSGKSSLIKVMMGELRHDTSVNGAAVRILGKECWNLFDVRRAFGLVSPDLQMEFNRDIIGLEAVASGAFGYIGINHSCKIDDELLGKVRDAMREIGALHLANRRLSNMSSGEARRVLIARALVNRPEALILDEPMSSLDLIGKAMVSRSMRSTARAGKGVILVTHDPCEIIPEIERVIMLKQGRIFMDIGIDQMDERNLSSLYGVPVRLRRVEGRYVAWS